One window of Scheffersomyces stipitis CBS 6054 chromosome 1, whole genome shotgun sequence genomic DNA carries:
- the MBT1 gene encoding MADS box transcription factor (potential fungal Zn(2)-Cys(6) binuclear cluster domain) yields the protein MAETNEVDATSKTKQRKHVSRACLECRKRHFKCDGKEPVCDRCAKANKECVYVESHRGGSRKKGVSRKADNKNGASEGLQDIEDFALMKTTKDLNFVQGKDSNVRGRSGNNDESELFDELYKLPCAKDSTKCSGLNCPGKHAVQYFQSRPDGKALDSKEVEILNNIRKRIKLDHSVGNIDCLFANREPVKNFVSFREFDFGLKIHNADHFINLASLNQDDILKKYYEKFHVAHPFFPSNDELLVYLATPSVAREVLLIMQIVGEGETSNIYSKNIDLISDRLIQCLELIKTNNELDLMSIQVLLLVSIVAHISSLHVFSKKLRHSCVHLLQELEINTIDKDEGLPNVPVLSPESDDPSKTPKLFHSSRLKHISHSSILNAARRTYWELYFFDVIIGSADGRTITTLDSLPSHISYPSFPPREVFDYKGRSEAAKLVTDSVKLNIQIIEKKPIDTMLTRMKAAISSWEMKLEEPQMYNSPPLIQQNGTVNEGVHQAILLCNYAKIFVHRPFSFLWKINSPQNPKCGEEVLEAKDLPTQTDADSRAIIETRKTIEAANSIAQVLIDTNASKVTERTPLFACALALASLVHISAYVWVESTLLNDISRTSGLDPSEMDVYAEYIKLSLSAIYPISMHWILSGKLARHIRESLNTLRPQLYSKLKDSLPQIEISIEKMNLGDSINDTSSEPSRTYNTATVSTSQTSTSHQRSGLVVNASNNNNNNNNNGNSAITANNVDLHRNSISNLQGYSSFFPSGLSPVSDTGCDWIDKALLDYFDGESLNMVS from the exons ATGGCTGAAACCAATGAAGTTGACGCAACGtcaaaaacaaaacaaagaaaacatgTGAGCAGAGCATGTCTCGAGTGTAGGAAGAGACACTTCAAATGCGATGGGAAGGAGCCGGTATGTGATCGCTGTGCCAAAGCCAATAAGGAGTGTGTTTATGTAGAGAGCCATAGAGGAGGTCTGCGAAAGAAAGGTGTATCACGAAAAGCTGACAACAAGAACGGTGCGAGTGAAGGACTACAAGATATCGAGGATTTCGCGCTAATGAAGACCACCAAGGATCTTAACTTTGTCCAGGGCAAGGATAGCAATGTACGGGGCAGAAGCGGCAACAATGATGAAAGTGAACTCTTCGACGAGTTGTACAAGTTACCTTGTGCTAAAGACAGCACCAAGTGTAGTGGACTCAATTGTCCAGGTAAACATGCCGTACAGTATTTCCAGAGTCGACCCGACGGGAAAGCGTTGGACCTGAAGGAGGTGGAGATCCTAAACAATATCCGAAAGAGAATCAAGCTAGACCATTCTGTTGGAAATATAGATTGTCTCTTTGCAAATCGCGAACCAGTGAAGAATTTTGTCTCTTTCCGTGAGTTTGACTTCGGACTCAAGATCCACAACGCAGATCATTTTATCAACTTGGCTTCCCTCAACCAGGATGACATTCTCAAGAAGTACTATGAGAAGTTCCATGTAGCTCATCCGTTTTTTCCATCCAATGACGAATTACTTGTTTACCTTGCTACACCTTCAGTGGCTAGAGAAGTTCTTTTGATAATGCAAATCGTAGGTGAGGGCGAAACGTCTAATATTTATTCCAAGAACATCGACTTGATCTCAGACAGATTAATCCAGTGTCTTGAGCTTATCAAAACTAACAATGAGTTGGACCTTATGTCCATCCAAGTGCTATTGCTTGTATCAATTGTAGCACATATTTCCTCTCTCCATGTCTTCAGCAAGAAACTTAGACACTCCTGTGTTCACTTATTACAGGAGTTGGAAATCAACACGATCGATAAGGATGAGGGCTTGCCTAATGTGCCTGTGCTATCGCCAGAATCTGACGATCCTTCTAAAACTCCGAAACTATTCCACTCTTCCAGATTAAAACACATTTCCCACAGCAGTATACTCAACGCAGCCAGAAGAACATACTGGGAGTTGTACTTCTTTGATGTTATTATTGGCTCTGCTGACGGGAGAACTATCACAACTCTTGACTCGTTACCATCTCATATCAGCTATCCATCATTTCCCCCAAGAGAAGTATTCGATTACAAGGGCAGATCAGAAGCCGCGAAACTCGTCACGGACTCGGTCAAGTTGAATATTCAGATAATCGAGAAAAAACCGATCGACACCATGCTTACAAGGATGAAAGCTGCCATTTCGAGCTGGGAAATGAAATTAGAAGAGCCTCAGATGTATAATTCTCCGCCTTTGATCCAACAAAATGGTACTGTCAACGAAGGTGTCCATCAAGCTATCTTGTTGTGCAACTATGCCAAAATATTTGTCCACCGTCCATTCTCGTTCTTGTGGAAAATCAACTCGCCTCAGAATCCTAAATGTGGAGAGGAAGTGCTCGAAGCTAAGGACTTGCCAACACAGACTGACGCGGATTCCAGAGCAATTATAGAAACGAGAAAAACCATTGAAGCAGCAAACTCGATTGCCCAAGTATTAATCGATACGAATGCCTCTAAGGTCACAGAAAGAACTCCCTTGTTTGCCTGTGCTCTTGCTTTAGCATCCTTGGTTCATATCAGTGCATATGTCTGGGTTGAAAGCACACTATTAAACGACATTTCAAGGACATCAGGCTTAGATCCTAGTGAAATGGATGTTTATGCCGAGTACATTAAGCTCTCATTGTCTGCGATTTACCCTATCTCTATGCATTGGATCCTTTCTGGTAAGTTGGCCAGACACATTAGAGAGTCTTTGAATACATTGCGTCCCCAATTGTATTCCAAGTTAAAGGACAGCTTGCCTCAGATCGAGATCAGCATAGAAAAGATGAATTTGGGCGACTCCATAAATGATACCAGTTCTGAACCTAGTCGAACTTACA ATACAGCTACTGTTTCCACTAGTCAGACTAGCACTTCG CACCAAAGATCTGGACTTGTTGTCAATGCCAGtaataataacaataataacaataataacgGTAATAGTGCCATTACGGCCAACAATGTTGACCTTCACAGAAACAGCATCTCCAATTTGCAAGGCTATAGCAGTTTCTTCCCTAGTgga TTGTCTCCAGTTTCGGATACAGGATGTGATTGGATTGATAAGGCATTATTGGATTACTTTGACGGAGAAAGCTTGAATATGGTGagctga
- a CDS encoding predicted protein yields MSINPTMKYTTVPYKPSGSKVNGNNSNENGNENENESSSGNINNSSSNTKNVTAKKKRNRARGNAHGNQQYDATSSIFSDYDDLDLHEDDNSSYILFNPIKPSARAGNTESDILSLTDTSNTHDNVYYSDEDEEYSDEEEADADIERDVAVRDVIEEDDEEHDIDESHYRGNSRWKRHLDSTITRSEPIVNNNSLSNKIQSWYQSSMSEHAFVDDNIASWNLDENLMETSREVEVAVESQDPTNKLLLNQFYGDELFKYFDQDELDKFRKFNKLIDIRKFLLEKNNSAATGAAPSALSQLIYKLLLLNRKNTETVIDTNMEFAGFAGMTDYVNYMSNTANIPARSVLVHPTTFSDTTGGSSLVLCGGVGFGGSASWNDI; encoded by the coding sequence ATGTCCATCAACCCAACCATGAAGTACACAACCGTGCCCTACAAGCCCAGTGGGCTGAAGGTCAACGGAAACAACAGCAATGAAAACGGAaacgaaaacgaaaatgaaagcAGTTCAGGCAATATTAACAATTCTAGTTCCAATACTAAGAATGTCAcagccaagaagaagagaaacagaGCCAGAGGCAATGCCCATGGCAACCAACAATATGATGCTACTTCGTCTATTTTCTCAGACTACGACGACTTGGATTTGCATGAAGACGACAACTCGCTGTATATCTTGTTTAATCCCATTAAACCTTCGGCCAGAGCTGGAAACACAGAGTCTGATATCTTATCTTTGACTGATACTCTGAACACACATGATAACGTGTACTACtcagatgaagacgaggaGTATTCAGACGAGGAAGAAGCCGATGCAGACATAGAGCGAGATGTCGCAGTCCGTGATGTcatcgaagaagatgacgaagagCATGATATAGACGAGTCTCACTATAGAGGCAACTCCAGATGGAAGAGACACCTCGATTCGACTATCACGCGCAGCGAACCCATagtcaacaacaacagccTTCTGAACAAGATACAGAGCTGGTACCAGCTGTCGATGTCAGAGCACGCCTTTGTGGACGACAATATCGCCAGCTGGAACCTTGACGAGAACTTGATGGAAACCAGTAGAGAAGTAGAGGTGGCAGTAGAAAGCCAAGATCCCACCAATAAATTGCTTCTCAACCAGTTCTATGGCGAcgagttgttcaagtacttTGATCAAGAcgagttggacaagttccgcaagttcaacaagttgatcgaTATCagaaagttcttgttggaaaagaatAATTCGGCAGCTACAGGTGCTGCACCTTCAGCATTGAGTCAGTTGATCTACAAGTTGTTACTtttgaacagaaagaacaCAGAAACGGTTATAGACACTAATATGGAATTTGCTGGCTTTGCTGGCATGACAGACTACGTTAATTACATGAGCAATACAGCAAATATTCCGGCCAGATCGGTGTTGGTTCATCCTACGACATTCTCAGACACTACAGGAGGCTCGTCGTTGGTATTATGTGGAGGTGTAGGCTTTGGTGGAAGTGCTTCGTGGAATGATATATAG
- the RIB4 gene encoding 6,7-dimethyl-8-ribityllumazine synthase (DMRL synthase) yields MAVGGLGQLDQQYDGSKLRVGILHARWNSSIIDALVAGAKKRMLELGVKEENIIIETVPGSFELPYGSKLFVEKYKKLGKPLDAVIPIGVLIKGSTMHFEYICDSVTHQLMKLNFELDLPVIFGVLTCLTDEQAEARAGLIEGKMHNHGEDWGAAAVEMATKF; encoded by the exons ATGGCTGTAGGTGGATTAGGACAGTTAGACCAACAGTACGATG GCTCTAAGTTGAGAGTTGGTATTCTCCATGCCAGATGGAACTCTTCGATTATCGATGCGCTTGTAGCTGGTGCCAAGAAGCGTATGCTCGAATTGGGAGTCAAGGAAGAGAACATCATTATTGAAACTGTACCAGGCTCGTTTGAGTTACCTTATGGCTCCAAGTTATTTGTAGAAAAATACAAGAAATTGGGAAAGCCCTTGGATGCTGTGATTCCCATTGGAGTTTTGATCAAGGGATCCACTATGCACTTTGAATATATTTGTGATTCTGTTACTCACcagttgatgaaattgaacttcgAGTTAGATTTGCCTGTCATTTTCGGAGTCTTGACTTGTTTGACCGACGAACAGGCTGAGGCCAGAGCAGGCTTGATTGAAGGCAAGATGCACAATCACGGAGAGGACTGGGGTGCTGCAGCCGTCGAAATGGCCACAAAGTTCTGA
- the YPT53 gene encoding GTP-binding protein of the rab family encodes MENDIDIPPPSYKIVLLGDSSVGKTCLVHRFITNKFDQNTANTIGAAFITKKYTSANKPDRQLKFEIWDTAGQERYRSLTPMYYRNAKVALVCFDMNNFETTFKTAKFWIEQIELNGATDASDPIEIRLVGNKMDLFDKPQPEDLTEEQQNRAKDQKQETNNTITFHRTSAKDGSGVTEVFDSIIDNLDDDFFKFYFDKKRAELEAGRDGDQLSNILGSRLQNTATSRCC; translated from the exons ATGGAAAACGACATTGACATACCTCCGCCTTCGTACAAGATAGTCTTGTTGGGTGACTCATCTGTAGGGAAGACATGTTTGGTACACAGATTTATTACGAACAAATTTGACCAAAATACGGCGAACACTATCGGGGCAGCTTTCATCACCAAAAAGTACACATCTGCGAACAAGCCAGATAGGCAGTTGAAGTTTGAGATCTGGGACACGGCCGGTCAGGAACGATACCGTTCACTTACTCCTATGTACTATCGTAATGCCAAAGTAGCGTTAGTTTGTTTTGACATGAACAACTTTGAAACGACGTTCAAGACTGCGAAGTTCTGGATCGAGCAGATTGAATTAAACGGTGCTACTGATGCGTCAGATCCCATAGAAATACGGCTCGTGGGAAACAAGATGGATTTGTTCGACAAGCCGCAGCCAGAGGATTTAACGGAAGAACAACAGAACAGGGCTAAAGACCAGAAACAGGA AACTAACAACACTATCACCTTCCACAGGACAAGTGCGAAGGATGGCAGTGGGGTGACGGAGGTATTTGATAGCATTATCGATAAtcttgatgatgatttcttcaagttttaTTTCGATAAAAAGAGGGCCGAGTTGGAGGCTGGACGGGACGGAGACCAACTCTCGAATATATTGGGTAGCCGTCTTCAGAATACCGCTACCTCACGTTGTTGCTGA
- the PET112 gene encoding glutamyl-tRNA (Gln) amidotransferase subunit B (PET112) (May serve important general function in mitochondrial gene expression, probably in translation required for translation of COX2 mRNA [S. cerevisiae]), with protein MRSIRLFHTSSTWLSKFKLDPNYKFKCGIEIHTQLKTKYKLFSLSPTSFYSTPNSKVSYFDCGLPGTQPKLNPEALYLALKLAVALDCEIQQNSSFDRKHYFYPDQPLGYQITQHYHPIAKNGFLELNSKFDEIKNSSKKINIEQIQIEQDTGKTTYDKFDKSVKVDYNRSNMPLIELVTKPDFEDLQQVRAFVKKYQTMVRHLDICTGDLETGAIRIDVNVSVNGNPRVEIKNLGSNSDIQDALKYEYTRQVDSIKNNEKIIQETRGWTGTKTVSLRLKEDAVDYRYVPDSELPFINLSPTIASDIKESLPELPEQILQKLTSKPYDLELKYARFLTENRDTLNYYFQLFKSVADRHHSGKLANNWFIHEFLGAFTKINVKVDLDILPANFLADLVLQVAEKNISTTSARLLLLQIIQTPEDKGKPIQDLIVQYDLGSPVDMSTEDLNDAVSDICSEIISNNADVVERIKKGQKNSIKFLIGLAMKETQGKVNAKTFSEKFNELLDL; from the coding sequence ATGAGGTCTATACGACTATTCCATACTTCATCCACATGGTTGAGTAAGTTTAAACTTGACCCCAactacaagttcaaatgTGGGATCGAAATACATACACAGTTGAAGACCAAGTACaaactcttttctttgtctcCTACCAGTTTCTACTCTACACCCAATTCTAAGGTCAGTTACTTTGACTGCGGGTTGCCTGGAACGCAGCCAAAGTTGAATCCAGAAGCATTGTATTTGGCTTTGAAGCTTGCAGTTGCATTGGATTGCGAAATTCAGCAGAACTCATCCTTTGATCGTAAGCATTATTTCTATCCAGATCAGCCCTTAGGTTACCAGATCACCCAGCACTATCATCCGATAGCCAAAAACGGGTTCCTAGAATTGAATTCCAAGTTTGACGAGATaaagaattcttcaaaaaaaatCAATATAGAGCAGATTCAAATAGAACAAGATACGGGCAAAACGACATACGACAAGTTTGATAAGTCGGTGAAAGTAGACTACAACAGAAGCAATATGCCATTAATTGAGTTGGTCACCAAACCAGATTTCGAAGATTTACAACAGGTAAGAGCATTTGTAAAGAAATACCAGACTATGGTAAGACACCTTGACATTTGCACGGGGGATTTAGAGACTGGTGCCATTAGAATCGACGTCAATGTCAGCGTCAATGGAAATCCTAGAGTGgagatcaagaatttggGTAGCAATAGTGACATTCAAGATGCATTGAAATACGAATATACCAGACAAGTTGACTCAATCAAGAATAACGAAAAAATTATTCAGGAGACAAGAGGCTGGACTGGAACTAAAACTGTGAGTTTGAGATTAAAAGAAGATGCTGTAGATTATAGGTACGTTCCAGACTCCGAATTACCCTTTATCAACCTTAGTCCAACAATTGCGTCTGATATCAAAGAAAGCTTGCCAGAATTGCCCGAGCAGATATTGCAAAAGTTGACCTCGAAACCATACGACTTGGAATTAAAATATGCAAGATTCCTTACCGAGAATAGAGATACTCTTAACTACTACTTccaattgttcaaaagtGTTGCTGACAGACACCATTCAGGAAAGCTAGCAAACAATTGGTTCATCCACGAGTTCTTGGGAGCCTTTACGAAGATTAATGTGAAAGTCGATCTAGATATTCTTCCAGCCAACTTCCTTGCAGATTTAGTTTTGCAAGTTGCAGAAAAAAACATTTCTACAACATCTGCAAGACTTTTGCTATTGCAAATTATTCAAACTCCAGAAGATAAAGGAAAACCAATTCAGGACCTAATTGTACAATACGATCTAGGGTCCCCAGTAGATATGTCAACCGAAGACTTGAATGATGCAGTTAGCGATATTTGCTCGGAAatcatttccaacaacgCTGACGTAGTTGAGAGAATAAAGAAAGGACAGAAGAATAGCATCAAATTCTTAATTGGACTTGCAATGAAAGAAACACAAGGGAAGGTCAATGCCAAAACCTTCTCAGAAAAATTTAACGAACTACTTGACTTGTAA
- the SSH1 gene encoding protein involved in co-translational pathway of protein transport, producing the protein MSGFRLLDLVKFFLPVLPEVEWPVEAISFDERIVFTVGSGIIYLVGQIPIYGLVPNAQFKIEDPFFSFRSVFAMEKGTLFELGVLPVVTAAFFWQLAVGLKLVNVNLGLRSDRELFQTGQKLTSFVLAIVYGVGLIYSGYYDNAIRGYDPLSDSTPYGWYGLILFQFLSWSFIITLIVEVFDKGYAFGSGALSFLALQTATNLIAELVGLEIFPINNSNKFESYGALINFTRNFSFDISKIGTNVYNSFTRLQLPNFTSFYITVATTLAVVYLQNLRIELPIRSTRARGMNNVFPIRLLYTGALPVLFAYTVIANIQYFGYLAYVVLQKANVSSFALSIIASFNLDSYSNRLNLTSGALYFFSSSPSLLSTILSPIRTVVYSATVIVLATWFAEKWSYISGSAPKDISKQFKDQGISISGKRDISITKELSRVIPVAAVSGGFILAAIAVAGDLLGGLGKSAATIVGVSAAFSVLEEFMVEYQQNGGASQLSGALSGAGFL; encoded by the exons ATGAGTGGAT TTCGCCTTCTTGACTTAGTaaagttcttcttgccGGTGTTGCCCGAAGTCGAATGGCCCGTTGAAGCCATTTCGTTCGACGAGAGAATTGTCTTCACTGTGGGAAGTGGTATCATTTATCTTGTAGGACAGATTCCTATCTATGGTTTGGTGCCTAACGCCCAGTTCAAGATCGAGGATCctttcttcagcttcagaTCAGTGTTTGCCATGGAAAAAGGCACCTTGTTCGAATTGGGAGTCTTGCCTGTTGTTACTGCAGCCTTCTTCTGGCAGTTGGCTGTAggcttgaagttggtcaatGTCAACTTGGGTCTCAGATCTGACCGTGAGTTGTTCCAAACCGGTCAAAAGTTGACCAGTTTCGTTCTCGCCATAGTCTATGGTGTTGGACTCATCTATTCCGGCTACTACGACAACGCCATCCGTGGCTATGATCCTTTATCTGACTCTACTCCTTATGGCTGGTACGGGTTGATTCTCTTTCAGTTTCTCTCGTGGTCGTTCATTATTACTCTTATCGTAGAAGTGTTTGACAAGGGATATGCCTTTGGAAGTGGAGCCTTGTCGTTCTTGGCCTTGCAGACTGCTACCAACTTGATTGCCGAACTTGTAGGTCTTGAGATTTTCCCaatcaacaattctaaCAAGTTCGAAAGCTATGGTGCACTCATCAACTTCACAAGAAACTTTAGCTTTGACATTTCCAAGATCGGTACTAACGTCTACAACTCGTTCACCAGATTGCAGTTGCCCAACTTCACGCTGTTCTACATCACTGTTGCTACCACCCTTGCTGTGGTCTACTTGCAAAACTTGAGAATCGAACTTCCTATCAGATCCACCAGAGCCAGAGGTATGAACAACGTTTTCCCAATTAGATTGTTGTACACTGGAGCTTTGCCAGTGTTGTTTGCTTATACTGTTATCGCCAACATCCAGTACTTTGGCTATCTCGCTTACGTTGTCTTGCAAAAGGCCAACGTCTCTAGCTTTGCACTCTCCATAATTGCcagcttcaacttggactcATACTCCAACCGTTTGAACTTGACATCTGGAGCCttgtacttcttctccagttcCCCATCGTTGTTGAGCACTATTCTCTCGCCTATCAGAACCGTAGTCTACTCTGCCACCGTCATTGTCTTGGCCACCTGGTTCGCAGAGAAATGGAGTTACATCTCCGGCTCGGCTCCAAAGGACATTTCCAAACAATTCAAGGACCAGGGGATCTCTATTTCCGGTAAAAGAGACATCTCCATCACCAAAGAATTGTCTAGAGTTATTCCAGTCGCTGCTGTCTCAGGCGGCTTCATCTTGGCTGCTATTGCTGTAGCCGGAGACCTCTTGGGAGGCTTGGGTAAGAGTGCTGCCACAATCGTAGGTGTTTCTGCTGCTTTCAGTGTATTGGAAGAGTTCATGGTAGAATACCAACAAAATGGTGGAGCTTCGCAGCTTTCCGGTGCTTTATCCGGTGCTGGCTTCTTGTAG
- the TRF4 gene encoding topoisomerase I-related protein (TRF5 homolog Involved in mitotic chromsome condensation associates with Smc1p and Smc2p): MTGKRKRDITPKLKSKKQRKRQKTGKGDVFIPAQNNFHHLPEEDSDSDSSVIFDYDSREKSTKGEIVLVESDDENESVIVAISDDDDDNNDDENENEQDGNVKVSKTEKNELAKNEDFIGFGFSSSEEENNIEDEDFSDDGVMSADEHGKVTAKKASSSFPWLKDHDHSEQKEMADWLTMEMKDFVNYISPSSEEIRTRNRLINKLKSSISSYWPETETHVFGSSATDLYLPGSDIDIVIVSRTGDYENRSRLYQLSSYLRHKGLAKNMEVIAKAKVPIIKFVDPESNVNIDVSFERRNGIEAAKKIRRWMTTTPGLRELVLIIKQFLSSRRLNNVHSGGLGGYATIILCYHFLMMHPRVSTNSINITDNLGALLIEFFELYGRNFSYDNLIISLDPRSDLPRYLLKRDYPHLNTNKNPFTIVVQDPSDEDNNITRSSYNLRDLKKAFGGAYQLLVEKCYVLNGTSYKNRLGESILGDIIKYRGKERDFNDDRHKVINDALINHESSEDESDGADGNDKYYYSDITVESDDELQFEKEAESAVHTKKQVEEILGLKGDNPEEDEEEGEDTTKEDEEEDATDMKRSKSNLDKDVRRDYWRQKGLEL; the protein is encoded by the exons gtccaagaagcAGAGAAAGAGACAAAAGACGGGAAAAGGTGATGTTTTTATCCCTGCACAGAACAACTTCCACCATCTCCCAGAGGAAGACTCTGATTCCGATTCTAGCGTGATCTTTGACTACGACAGTCGGGAAAAGAGTACTAAGGGAGAGATCGTCCTTGTAGAGCTGGATGATGAGA ATGAATCGGTAATTGTAGCTATAtctgatgatgatgatgataataatgatgatgaaaatgaaaatgaacaaGACGGCAATGTAAAGGTACTGAAAACCGAGAAAAACGAGCTtgcaaagaatgaagatTTCATAGGTTTCGGCTTCCtgtcttcagaagaagagaacaatatagaagatgaagatttctCCGACGATGGAGTGATGAGTGCTGATGAACATGGTAAAGTAACTGCAAAAAAGGCCTCCTCTTCGTTTCCGTGGTTAAAGGACCACGATCATTCTGAGCAGAAGGAGATGGCAGATTGGTTGACTATGGAAATGAAGGATTTTGTCAACTATATATCACCTTCCAGTGAGGAAATCAGAACGAGAAATAGActcatcaacaagttgaagtccAGCATCAGTCTGTACTGGCCCGAAACGGAAACTCACGTATTTGGGTCTTCAGCTACAGACTTGTACTTACCAGGTTCTGATATCGACATAGTAATTGTTTCTCGGACCGGAGACTATGAAAACAGATCTAGATTGTATCAATTGTCTTCTTACTTGAGACATAAGGGCCTTGCCAAAAACATGGAAGTCATCGCTAAAGCAAAAGTGCCTATTATCAAATTTGTAGATCCTGAGTCCAACGTCAATATTGATGTGTcatttgaaagaagaaatggaataGAAGCAGCGAAAAAGATACGAAGATGGATGACTACTACTCCAGGATTACGTGAGTTGGTCCTTATTATAAAACAGTTTTTGAGTTCAAGAAGGCTTAACAATGTGCACAGTGGTGGATTGGGAGGCTATGCTACTATTATCCTCTGCTATCACTTTTTGATGATGCATCCTCGTGTGTCCACAAATCTGATCAACATAACTGACAATCTTGGGGCTTTACTAATCGAATTTTTTGAATTGTACGGCAGAAACTTTTCGTATGATAACTTGATCATCTCGTTGGATCCACGGTCTGACCTTCCCAgatatttgttgaaaagagaCTACCCCCATTTGAACACCAATAAGAACCCATTCACTATAGTGGTACAAGATCCttctgatgaagacaacaacattACCAGATCGTCATACAACCTTCGAGACTTGAAAAAAGCATTTGGAGGAGCCTACCAGTTGCTAGTAGAAAAGTGTTACGTGCTTAATGGCACATCCTACAAGAATAGACTAGGGGAGCTGATATTGGGAGACATCATTAAGTACAGAGGCAAGGAAAGAGATTTCAACGATGACAGACACAAAGTCATCAACGATGCATTAATAAATCATGAAAGTTCTGAAGACGAAAGTGATGGAGCGGACGGGAATGACAAATACTACTATTCAGATATAACCGTAGAAAGCGACGATGAGCTTCAATTCGAA AAAGAGGCAGAATCCGCTGTGCATACCAAAAagcaagttgaagagattcTTGGCTTGAAAGGTGATAACcctgaagaagatgaagaagaaggagagG ATACCACTaaggaagacgaagaagaagatgctACGGATATGAAAAGGTCTAAGAGCAATCTTGACAAGGATGTTCGTCGTGATTATTGGAGGCAGAAGGGATTAGAATTGTAG